One Paenibacillus sp. FSL W8-0186 genomic window carries:
- a CDS encoding AraC family transcriptional regulator: protein MERFIYRQSAGITVLSASIADFQYKKHSHEEYALGVTLRGIQEYHLDGSLQSSHRNGVMLFNPEQNHDGRSQERSGIDYVMVYIHPKLFLDLLGQKEVVLFDTPIVYHAGLRQSILNLTNAIFSGRPEALCHELLLGLAGHFSEVEMRTADRQDHAFARKAKEVIQGNVTQVLKLDDVSMLFGMSKYQFIRAFKANTGTSPYQYYLNCKVERAKQLIEKSKDIYLAVSECGFVDLAHLNRHFKNIYGTTAFEYMSHLVAHNLD from the coding sequence GTGGAACGGTTCATATACAGGCAATCGGCGGGGATCACCGTATTATCGGCCAGCATTGCCGATTTTCAATATAAGAAGCATAGCCATGAGGAGTATGCCCTTGGCGTCACCTTGCGCGGCATTCAGGAATACCATCTGGACGGCAGCCTGCAATCCTCTCACCGGAACGGCGTGATGCTGTTCAACCCGGAGCAGAATCATGACGGGCGGTCACAGGAAAGATCGGGGATTGATTATGTGATGGTTTATATTCATCCCAAGCTTTTTCTGGACTTGCTGGGACAAAAGGAGGTTGTCCTGTTCGATACACCGATCGTCTATCATGCCGGATTGCGCCAAAGCATTCTGAATTTGACGAACGCGATTTTTAGCGGCAGGCCGGAGGCGCTTTGCCATGAATTGCTGCTGGGGCTGGCAGGGCATTTTTCCGAGGTGGAGATGCGGACGGCGGACCGTCAGGATCATGCATTTGCCCGCAAGGCTAAGGAAGTGATTCAGGGCAATGTGACTCAGGTATTGAAGCTGGATGACGTCAGCATGTTGTTTGGAATGTCGAAATATCAGTTCATCCGCGCGTTCAAGGCGAATACGGGAACGTCACCGTATCAATATTATTTGAACTGTAAGGTAGAGCGCGCCAAGCAGCTAATTGAGAAGAGCAAGGATATTTACTTGGCGGTAAGCGAGTGCGGATTTGTGGATTTAGCCCATTTGAACAGGCACTTCAAGAACATTTACGGGACGACAGCCTTCGAGTATATGTCGCATCTGGTCGCCCATAATTTGGATTGA
- a CDS encoding carbohydrate ABC transporter permease, with amino-acid sequence MDTARKGFAGVWLKTVGLALVLALFIFPFIFLLINSFKANTAITSNPLSLPPSLDWTNYRNAFEKMSYTASFLNSLTVTVLGVALISLFAAMTAHYFVRNQTKFNQYTFMMMVAAMIIPFQAIMIPLVKIYGTLNMLDNKWALIYMYLGFGSPLAVFIYHGFVKGVPAELEEAALIDGCTRTQTFFRIVFPVLAPTTATISILNVLWIWNDFLLPSLILVSPHNRTLPLSTFSFYGTYSVDYGPLMAGLVLTILPVMLVYLFAQRYIIQGVMQGSIK; translated from the coding sequence ATGGACACGGCTCGTAAAGGATTCGCTGGAGTATGGTTGAAAACGGTTGGGCTAGCTCTAGTGCTCGCACTATTTATTTTTCCATTTATCTTTCTACTAATTAACTCGTTCAAGGCCAATACTGCGATTACCTCAAATCCGCTATCCCTGCCGCCGAGCCTGGATTGGACGAACTATCGCAATGCATTCGAGAAAATGAGTTATACCGCTTCGTTCTTGAACTCGCTGACCGTAACGGTTCTAGGTGTAGCGTTAATTTCGCTGTTTGCCGCGATGACGGCGCATTACTTCGTGCGCAATCAGACTAAATTTAATCAGTATACCTTTATGATGATGGTTGCTGCGATGATTATTCCCTTCCAGGCGATTATGATTCCACTGGTCAAAATATATGGAACGCTAAACATGCTGGACAACAAGTGGGCTCTCATCTACATGTATTTAGGATTTGGCAGCCCGCTGGCGGTGTTCATCTATCATGGATTCGTAAAGGGCGTACCTGCCGAATTGGAGGAGGCGGCTTTGATCGACGGCTGCACGCGCACGCAAACATTTTTTCGGATCGTGTTCCCTGTGCTGGCGCCGACAACCGCGACCATTTCAATCTTGAATGTGTTGTGGATCTGGAATGACTTTCTTCTGCCGTCCCTTATTCTTGTATCTCCGCATAATCGGACGCTACCGTTGTCTACGTTCAGCTTCTATGGGACGTATTCCGTGGATTACGGGCCTTTGATGGCCGGATTGGTGCTTACCATATTACCGGTCATGCTCGTCTATCTATTCGCTCAGAGATATATCATTCAAGGGGTTATGCAGGGTTCTATTAAATAA
- a CDS encoding MarR family transcriptional regulator: MVEDFLTLKKQLCFAVYETASEFNKLYAGVLQPFGLTYPQYLVLLALWERDGITVKELGEKLDLGTGTLTPMLARMEANGWLQKRRSQVDERKVFIHLQPKAFEEKAHITLGISEEIRACQIGREEYEQLLQQLNDLHQKLKERNS; the protein is encoded by the coding sequence ATTGTGGAAGATTTTTTGACGCTCAAGAAACAGCTCTGCTTCGCAGTATACGAAACCGCCAGTGAATTCAACAAGCTCTATGCCGGAGTGCTCCAGCCCTTCGGGCTGACCTACCCTCAGTATTTAGTGCTGCTCGCGCTATGGGAGAGGGACGGGATCACCGTCAAGGAGCTAGGGGAGAAGCTTGATCTGGGCACCGGCACATTAACTCCTATGCTTGCTCGAATGGAAGCCAACGGCTGGCTGCAGAAGCGGCGCTCCCAGGTGGATGAGAGAAAGGTATTTATTCATCTTCAGCCCAAAGCCTTCGAGGAGAAGGCGCATATTACACTGGGGATCAGCGAGGAAATTCGTGCCTGCCAAATCGGACGGGAGGAATATGAGCAGTTGCTGCAGCAGTTGAACGATCTGCACCAGAAGCTGAAGGAACGCAATTCATAA
- a CDS encoding LacI family DNA-binding transcriptional regulator, translated as MATIHDVALRAGVSVTTVSRVMNNRGYISETTRSKVFAAMDELGYQPNEIARSLLRKQSNILGLIVPSVSHPFFSELADRIEYYAYLKGYKVLLCNSQLDPVKERDYIEMLRRNRVDGIIMGSHTLEVDEYRNLRSPIVTFDRQIGEDIPYISSDNYEGGRLATERLISQGCRKIAHICGNLQLDLLANRRTDAFRDVVQRHGVEHLIIQTDMNVFDQARYEQLLRELLTANPEIDGIFATSDIIGAFAIKECEFAGKRVPEDVKIIGYDDVNAARWFTPELTTIRQPIDEFGRMAVEVLSSQVEGEPVEIANSLPVELIVRGTA; from the coding sequence ATGGCAACGATTCATGATGTAGCACTAAGGGCGGGGGTATCGGTAACGACGGTATCCCGCGTGATGAATAACAGGGGATATATTAGCGAAACTACCCGCAGCAAAGTATTTGCGGCCATGGATGAGCTGGGATACCAGCCGAATGAGATCGCACGCTCTTTGCTTCGCAAGCAGTCGAATATTCTAGGCCTGATTGTGCCCAGCGTATCTCATCCGTTCTTTAGCGAATTAGCGGATCGCATAGAATATTATGCTTATCTGAAGGGTTATAAAGTGCTGCTGTGCAATTCTCAGCTTGATCCCGTCAAGGAACGGGACTATATTGAAATGCTGCGCCGCAACCGGGTGGACGGCATCATTATGGGAAGCCATACGCTGGAGGTTGATGAATACCGCAATCTCCGCTCGCCGATCGTTACGTTTGACCGCCAGATCGGGGAGGATATTCCTTACATCAGCTCGGATAACTATGAAGGAGGCAGGCTGGCGACGGAAAGGCTTATCAGCCAGGGCTGCCGCAAGATTGCCCATATATGCGGTAATTTACAGCTCGATTTGCTGGCAAATCGCAGGACGGATGCATTCAGGGATGTTGTTCAGCGGCATGGTGTGGAGCATCTTATTATTCAGACGGATATGAACGTATTTGACCAAGCTAGGTATGAGCAGCTGCTGCGGGAGCTGTTAACCGCCAATCCCGAGATTGATGGAATTTTCGCGACAAGCGACATTATCGGGGCATTCGCGATAAAAGAATGCGAATTTGCAGGCAAACGGGTGCCAGAGGATGTCAAAATTATCGGCTACGACGATGTGAACGCAGCCCGCTGGTTTACGCCGGAGCTGACTACCATCCGTCAGCCGATTGACGAGTTCGGAAGGATGGCGGTAGAAGTGCTTAGCAGTCAGGTAGAAGGGGAGCCAGTGGAGATCGCCAATTCACTGCCCGTGGAATTAATTGTTCGAGGAACAGCATAA
- a CDS encoding glycoside hydrolase family 32 protein, translating into MYTLNDANEFIRESKHLLKNDYRLNYHLMAEFGWMNDPNGFIHYNGEYHLFYQHYPYKPVWGPMHWGHAVSRDLVNWRYLPVALAPDEEYDRDGCFSGSAIAKEGKLALLYTGHVVTGPNQDQDYEQVQALAISEDGVNFRKYEGNPIIGRDQIPEGVSRKDFRDPKVMEYNNQYYMVIGSNDAQGNGLVLLYRSKDLLNWTFVNILAKSDGTFGDNWECPDLFLLGDKAVLMMSPQRMPAQGEQYNNLHSNMYMVGEFDSEAGTFALERYAQVDHGFDFYAPQSTVDDRGRRIVIGWMDMWEQEMPTQQGHHWAGAMSLPRVAELDGDRILFSPAEEIESRRSNAYEQANIELSGERKLAISGDSYELQVEFEAGNAGEFGLKLRTDEAGQEETVIAYQQEEGMLLFDRERAGIGPGGQRKAAVPLQEGKLSLRIFVDKSSVEVFAGDGEVVMTARIYPSADARGIKLFSTGDSKVTMLRKWDIHPV; encoded by the coding sequence ATGTACACGCTGAATGATGCTAATGAGTTCATTAGGGAATCAAAGCATCTGCTGAAGAACGATTACCGGTTGAACTACCACCTGATGGCCGAGTTCGGCTGGATGAATGATCCGAATGGATTTATTCATTATAATGGGGAATACCACCTGTTCTATCAACACTATCCCTATAAACCGGTATGGGGACCGATGCATTGGGGCCATGCCGTCAGCCGGGATCTTGTAAACTGGAGGTATCTCCCGGTGGCGTTAGCACCGGATGAAGAATACGACCGTGACGGTTGTTTCTCCGGCAGCGCGATTGCCAAAGAGGGCAAGCTTGCTCTTTTGTATACGGGACATGTGGTGACTGGTCCGAACCAGGATCAGGACTATGAGCAGGTTCAGGCACTGGCGATCTCGGAGGATGGGGTGAATTTCCGCAAATACGAAGGCAACCCGATCATCGGCCGTGATCAAATCCCGGAAGGAGTGAGCCGTAAGGACTTCCGCGATCCTAAGGTAATGGAGTACAATAACCAGTACTATATGGTTATAGGCTCGAATGATGCACAGGGCAACGGTCTTGTACTGCTGTACCGCTCCAAGGACTTGCTGAACTGGACATTTGTTAACATATTGGCCAAAAGTGACGGTACCTTCGGCGACAACTGGGAATGTCCGGACTTGTTCCTGCTGGGGGATAAGGCTGTTCTGATGATGTCGCCGCAGCGTATGCCGGCGCAGGGCGAGCAATACAACAATCTTCATTCCAACATGTATATGGTGGGCGAATTTGACTCCGAAGCCGGGACCTTTGCGTTGGAGCGTTACGCTCAGGTCGATCATGGCTTCGACTTCTATGCGCCTCAGTCCACGGTGGATGACCGGGGAAGACGTATCGTGATCGGCTGGATGGATATGTGGGAGCAGGAAATGCCAACCCAGCAAGGCCATCATTGGGCAGGCGCGATGAGCTTGCCGCGTGTTGCGGAGCTGGATGGCGACCGCATTTTGTTCAGCCCCGCGGAAGAGATTGAGTCGAGGCGCAGCAACGCTTATGAGCAGGCGAATATTGAGCTGAGCGGGGAGAGGAAATTAGCGATCTCCGGCGACAGCTACGAGCTGCAAGTCGAGTTCGAAGCCGGGAACGCTGGGGAATTTGGCCTGAAGCTTCGAACAGATGAAGCGGGTCAAGAAGAGACGGTTATAGCTTATCAACAGGAAGAAGGAATGCTGCTGTTTGATCGGGAGCGGGCAGGCATCGGACCGGGCGGCCAGCGTAAAGCAGCTGTGCCTCTTCAGGAGGGTAAGCTGTCGCTGCGGATTTTCGTGGATAAATCCTCGGTGGAGGTATTCGCTGGGGATGGAGAAGTGGTGATGACGGCACGGATTTATCCAAGTGCTGATGCCCGGGGCATTAAGCTGTTCTCGACAGGCGACAGCAAAGTGACGATGCTGCGAAAATGGGATATTCATCCGGTTTAG
- a CDS encoding carbohydrate kinase, which translates to MATVYTIGEALIDFIPDRKGAELKQVESFTKAAGGAPANVACAVAKLGGHAAFIGKLGADAFGDFLVEKLAASGVDVSRVLRTSEANTALAFVSLKEDGDRDFSFYRNPSADMLLHENEIGSGWFTAGDLLHFCSVDLIEAPVKYAHRKAIELARQAGAVISFDPNVRLPLWPDPESCRRAIHEFLPLSHIVKISDEELSFITGHEDEKEAIASLFVGDVQHVIYTRGAAGATWFSRNGLEVSEPGNRVEVADTTGAGDSFIGGVLYQLQSAPQPLKELGQLSREHIGEALRFANAAAALTASRPGAIDALPTLREIDAFRSSTKR; encoded by the coding sequence TTGGCGACAGTGTATACGATTGGAGAAGCTTTAATCGACTTCATTCCTGACAGAAAGGGAGCAGAGCTGAAGCAAGTGGAGAGCTTCACGAAGGCGGCGGGCGGAGCGCCGGCTAATGTGGCGTGCGCGGTAGCCAAGCTTGGCGGCCATGCGGCGTTTATCGGCAAGCTGGGAGCTGACGCCTTCGGCGACTTTCTCGTCGAGAAGCTGGCCGCTAGCGGAGTGGATGTATCGCGCGTGCTGCGCACAAGCGAAGCAAATACTGCGCTGGCCTTCGTCAGCCTTAAGGAGGACGGAGATCGGGATTTCTCCTTCTATCGCAATCCAAGCGCCGATATGCTGCTGCATGAGAACGAAATTGGCAGCGGCTGGTTCACCGCTGGAGACCTCCTTCACTTTTGTTCCGTCGATTTAATCGAGGCTCCGGTGAAATATGCCCATCGAAAAGCGATTGAGCTGGCCAGGCAAGCGGGTGCGGTCATCAGCTTCGACCCTAATGTCAGGCTGCCCCTGTGGCCTGATCCCGAATCATGCCGCCGGGCCATTCATGAGTTTCTTCCGTTAAGCCATATCGTGAAGATCAGCGACGAGGAGCTGTCCTTCATCACCGGTCATGAGGATGAGAAAGAGGCGATCGCCTCGCTGTTCGTCGGGGATGTACAGCATGTCATCTACACGCGCGGTGCAGCTGGCGCAACGTGGTTCTCGCGCAATGGCCTAGAGGTGTCCGAGCCCGGCAATCGTGTGGAAGTCGCGGATACGACCGGAGCCGGAGACTCTTTCATCGGGGGTGTGCTGTATCAATTGCAGTCGGCACCGCAACCATTGAAGGAGTTGGGGCAGCTAAGCCGCGAACACATCGGGGAAGCTCTGAGGTTCGCCAACGCTGCCGCTGCCCTTACGGCAAGCCGCCCCGGAGCGATCGACGCGCTGCCAACGCTGCGGGAAATTGATGCGTTTCGATCAAGCACGAAGAGATAA
- a CDS encoding LysE family transporter: MNMTSFLIYCVIVTFTPGPTNILILAAVNHYGTRKTMKYIAGASLAFFLLVAASVILNHVLAASLPPFLSVVRVVGSIFMLYLAYQIYRMDVSKESAGQAITIASGFAMQFANPKVVLFTLTVIPAYVMPYYTSKLMLSAFVVIVSLIGLAAYVTWAVFGTLFRKFMQKYQKAANIITALFLVYSAFLVSGIAEFAKG, translated from the coding sequence ATGAACATGACCTCATTTCTGATTTACTGTGTTATCGTGACGTTTACGCCCGGGCCAACCAATATTCTTATCCTGGCTGCGGTTAATCACTATGGGACGAGAAAAACGATGAAATATATCGCCGGGGCCTCTCTCGCTTTTTTCCTGCTAGTTGCGGCGTCTGTTATACTGAACCATGTGCTGGCAGCGAGCTTGCCGCCGTTTTTGTCCGTGGTGCGGGTAGTCGGCAGCATATTTATGCTCTATCTCGCTTACCAGATCTATAGAATGGATGTATCCAAGGAATCAGCTGGTCAGGCCATAACAATTGCCTCCGGCTTCGCGATGCAGTTCGCCAACCCGAAGGTCGTCCTGTTTACGCTGACCGTGATTCCGGCTTATGTGATGCCTTATTACACGTCGAAGCTGATGTTGTCCGCATTTGTCGTGATCGTATCGCTTATCGGTTTAGCAGCTTATGTGACCTGGGCGGTGTTCGGTACTCTTTTCAGAAAATTTATGCAAAAATATCAGAAGGCAGCGAACATTATTACGGCTTTGTTTCTAGTTTACTCCGCGTTTCTGGTGTCCGGGATCGCTGAGTTTGCAAAGGGGTGA
- a CDS encoding ABC transporter substrate-binding protein, with the protein MKRWNGLSVTVIFVLLAMIVSACGGSGGNSGSGETGNNGANASGKAVKISLLNSKGEIQTQLEEAAKAFHEDNPDITLEIMAAPAGTSPFERASTLYASGNPPTMMMLDTGDVEKFKDRILDLSEEKWNADAVENATNLTTFDGKNYGFPLAIEGYGFIYNKAVLDEAAGGSFDPSTVKTRDDLENLFKQIEASGKKALIISPMDWSLGAHFLPLAYAGQNKDMAEVNQFMDSLKAGTEDLSGNAVLNGLLDTFDMMKQYNIDKKSPLAGVYERGPEVLGKGEVGIWFQGNWAWPQIQDFDTASGAYGFLPVPVSNNPEDYGNQEISSAVSKRIIVDKEKSTPEQQEAAKKFLNWIVYEEKGQDFLVNQASIIPAFKNITIPAADPLGQSIQDYIARGKSQESMSTLPADHWAKVGASMQKYLNDSGDRATLIKEIEEYWTSVK; encoded by the coding sequence ATGAAACGATGGAATGGGTTGAGCGTGACAGTAATTTTTGTACTTTTGGCAATGATTGTGTCGGCCTGTGGGGGGAGCGGCGGCAATTCCGGCAGTGGTGAGACAGGCAATAACGGAGCTAACGCGTCGGGCAAAGCCGTTAAAATCTCTCTACTGAACTCAAAAGGTGAAATCCAGACTCAGCTTGAAGAAGCAGCAAAGGCGTTCCACGAGGATAATCCGGATATCACCCTGGAAATCATGGCTGCTCCGGCAGGCACCTCTCCATTCGAGCGGGCTTCCACTTTGTATGCCTCGGGAAATCCGCCAACGATGATGATGCTCGATACAGGGGATGTAGAGAAGTTTAAGGATCGGATTCTTGATTTGAGCGAGGAGAAGTGGAATGCGGATGCCGTCGAGAATGCGACGAACCTGACGACATTCGATGGCAAGAATTATGGCTTCCCGCTAGCGATCGAAGGTTATGGCTTCATTTACAACAAAGCCGTTCTTGATGAAGCGGCGGGCGGCAGCTTCGATCCGTCTACGGTGAAGACCAGAGATGATCTGGAAAACTTGTTTAAGCAGATTGAAGCGTCCGGCAAAAAGGCGCTGATCATCTCTCCAATGGATTGGTCGCTCGGCGCCCACTTCCTGCCTTTGGCTTATGCCGGACAGAACAAGGACATGGCCGAAGTAAACCAATTCATGGATTCACTGAAGGCCGGCACAGAAGACTTATCGGGTAATGCCGTACTGAATGGTCTGTTGGATACATTCGATATGATGAAACAATACAATATCGACAAGAAGTCTCCATTAGCGGGTGTATATGAGCGCGGCCCTGAAGTGCTCGGCAAAGGCGAGGTGGGCATTTGGTTCCAAGGCAACTGGGCATGGCCGCAAATTCAAGATTTCGACACCGCAAGCGGAGCTTACGGCTTCCTGCCCGTACCGGTCAGCAACAACCCGGAAGATTACGGCAACCAGGAGATTTCATCGGCGGTTTCCAAGCGGATCATTGTAGACAAAGAGAAGAGTACGCCTGAACAGCAGGAAGCCGCGAAGAAATTCCTGAATTGGATCGTGTACGAGGAGAAAGGCCAGGACTTCCTAGTCAACCAAGCAAGCATTATTCCAGCGTTTAAGAATATCACGATTCCAGCCGCTGATCCGCTCGGCCAGTCTATTCAGGACTACATTGCCAGAGGCAAATCCCAAGAGTCCATGAGTACTCTTCCCGCGGATCACTGGGCCAAGGTCGGTGCTTCGATGCAGAAATATTTAAACGATTCCGGCGATCGGGCTACATTGATTAAAGAAATCGAAGAGTATTGGACAAGCGTGAAATAA
- a CDS encoding CPBP family intramembrane glutamic endopeptidase, whose amino-acid sequence MKTHASVAGKIALSFVMVMVVMIIVSFIFAAIGVARGMNLAELEASIGESLLVQYLQMILFIASSYAMYAFFERKKGWAIGLRQRRGAAYALHGAVAGIILISASAVLVWAFGGVSWQWAEWDQEMLVPMLKGVLLFVGVAVSEEIYSRGYVQGLLRHHYGSTTAIVVSSVLFALLHSLNPGMFSSPLPVINLIMAGVIMAVAREVTGGLWWPIGLHLTWNYFQGYIYGFNVSGTTRDYSLLHTVDQGPAWLSGGGFGLEGSALSIVLLILGTIAVYMMYRNKNKKIDADSVSSLLK is encoded by the coding sequence ATGAAAACTCATGCCTCTGTAGCAGGCAAGATTGCATTAAGCTTCGTCATGGTCATGGTTGTTATGATCATCGTCTCTTTTATTTTTGCAGCCATAGGCGTAGCTAGAGGGATGAATCTGGCTGAGCTGGAGGCCTCGATCGGGGAGAGCCTGCTGGTCCAGTATTTGCAAATGATTTTGTTTATAGCGAGCTCTTATGCGATGTATGCGTTCTTTGAACGGAAGAAGGGATGGGCAATCGGGCTCAGGCAGCGGCGGGGAGCAGCGTATGCTCTGCATGGCGCCGTGGCCGGCATCATTCTTATTTCAGCCTCTGCTGTTTTGGTTTGGGCTTTCGGCGGGGTTTCCTGGCAATGGGCCGAATGGGATCAGGAAATGCTGGTTCCTATGCTTAAGGGAGTTCTCCTGTTCGTTGGCGTCGCGGTATCCGAGGAAATATACTCCCGCGGATATGTTCAGGGACTGCTGCGCCATCATTACGGAAGCACGACTGCCATCGTAGTGAGCTCTGTTCTGTTTGCGCTTCTACATAGCCTTAATCCGGGCATGTTCAGCTCTCCGCTACCGGTCATCAACTTGATCATGGCTGGCGTCATTATGGCGGTGGCTCGCGAGGTTACCGGAGGATTGTGGTGGCCAATTGGCCTGCACTTGACCTGGAACTATTTTCAGGGCTACATATATGGCTTCAATGTCTCGGGGACGACGCGGGATTACTCTTTGCTTCATACGGTTGACCAAGGTCCGGCCTGGCTGTCGGGAGGGGGCTTTGGCCTAGAGGGAAGCGCGCTGTCTATTGTTCTACTGATCCTCGGCACCATTGCTGTGTACATGATGTACAGAAACAAAAATAAGAAAATTGATGCGGATTCCGTATCTTCGTTGTTGAAATAA
- a CDS encoding sugar ABC transporter permease gives MIKEKEWWPRLRTRLLFTGPTLFAFLTVMIVPFIYGIYLTFTNWDGIATTHTLVGFENYGKVFQDEVFWKSFGLTLKYVLFTVILVNAVAFLLAFGLTRGLKGQNIFRAGFFIPNLVGGIVLGLIWQFIFSNVLVFIGEKAGIPLFSTSWLADPQKAFWALIIVTIWQYAGYMMVIYIAGLMSVPNDILEAASIDGANGWTKLRTMTLPLMVPSFIVCIFLTLQRGFMVYDVNLSLTKGGPFKSTEMVSMHVYEKAFLSRDYGLGQAEALVLFLLVAVITLLQVYFGKKMEVEA, from the coding sequence ATGATCAAAGAAAAGGAATGGTGGCCACGGCTTCGGACGAGATTGCTGTTTACCGGTCCGACCTTATTCGCTTTTCTTACCGTAATGATCGTTCCATTTATTTATGGTATTTATCTGACCTTCACGAATTGGGACGGCATCGCGACGACACATACGCTAGTAGGGTTCGAGAATTATGGAAAAGTGTTTCAAGACGAGGTCTTCTGGAAGTCCTTCGGATTGACGCTGAAATATGTATTGTTTACCGTCATCCTGGTCAACGCCGTTGCCTTTCTATTAGCCTTCGGACTAACGAGAGGATTGAAGGGCCAGAATATATTCCGGGCCGGGTTCTTCATCCCGAATCTGGTCGGCGGCATCGTGCTCGGTCTGATCTGGCAGTTTATTTTCTCAAATGTTCTGGTATTCATAGGAGAGAAGGCGGGAATTCCGCTATTCAGCACATCTTGGCTGGCTGACCCGCAGAAAGCCTTCTGGGCTCTCATCATTGTGACCATTTGGCAGTACGCCGGGTATATGATGGTCATTTATATCGCTGGGCTCATGAGCGTGCCTAACGATATATTGGAGGCAGCGAGCATCGATGGCGCCAATGGCTGGACGAAGCTGCGGACGATGACTTTGCCGCTGATGGTTCCTTCGTTTATCGTTTGTATATTTTTGACGCTGCAGCGCGGCTTTATGGTCTATGATGTCAACCTGTCGCTGACAAAGGGCGGCCCCTTCAAGAGCACGGAAATGGTGTCAATGCATGTCTATGAAAAAGCGTTCCTCTCCCGTGATTACGGCCTAGGACAAGCGGAGGCGTTAGTGCTCTTCCTTCTGGTCGCAGTGATTACGCTGCTTCAGGTGTATTTTGGGAAGAAGATGGAGGTAGAGGCATAA
- a CDS encoding glutathione peroxidase, whose translation MNTVYDFQVTMTNGEQKSLQDYKGQPLIIVNTASKCGFTPQFGGLQELYRKYKDQGLVILGFPSDQFNNQEYDNIEETTQFCQINYGVTFPIFAKIDVNGKHEDALFTFLKEQQKGLLSSKIKWNFTKFLVDREGNVVKRYGPTTPPSKIEEDLIPLL comes from the coding sequence GTGAATACCGTGTATGATTTCCAGGTTACAATGACCAATGGGGAGCAGAAATCGCTCCAAGATTATAAGGGACAGCCTTTAATCATCGTGAACACGGCCAGCAAATGCGGGTTTACCCCTCAATTCGGCGGACTCCAAGAGTTATATCGTAAATACAAGGATCAGGGATTGGTCATTCTGGGCTTCCCCAGCGATCAGTTCAACAACCAGGAGTACGATAACATTGAAGAAACCACGCAGTTCTGCCAGATCAATTACGGCGTTACCTTTCCGATTTTCGCCAAAATCGACGTTAACGGAAAGCACGAGGATGCGTTATTCACATTCCTGAAGGAGCAGCAGAAGGGCCTGCTGTCCAGCAAGATCAAATGGAATTTCACCAAATTCCTCGTTGATCGCGAGGGGAATGTCGTGAAAAGATACGGCCCAACGACCCCGCCAAGCAAAATCGAAGAGGATTTAATCCCTTTGCTGTAA